One Ricinus communis isolate WT05 ecotype wild-type chromosome 7, ASM1957865v1, whole genome shotgun sequence genomic region harbors:
- the LOC8278479 gene encoding probable LRR receptor-like serine/threonine-protein kinase At1g67720, with translation MALYSHIYLVLYISLVSSIVCQVTEFISIDCGSTSNYTDKRTGLEWISDNGIMNHGKSVEVKNPDGYWAQYGKRRDFPIDSKKYCYNLGTKERRRYLVRATFQYGSLENEDSYPKFDLYLDATKWSTVTVLEASRIYVKEMIIRAPSSSIDVCICCATTGSPFISTLELRPLNLSMYATDYEDRFFLKLAARVNFGAPDEFALRYPDDPYDRIWDSDLAKRQNFLVGVAPGTVRINTSKNIDIQTREYPPVKVMQTAVVGTEGLLSYRLNLEDFPANARAYAYFSEIEDLGSNETRKFKLMKPYISDYSNAVVNIAENANGSYRLYEPSYMNVTLDFVLSFSFVKTRDSTQGPLINAIEISKYLKIESKTDIQDANVLNAFRSISAGSYWTTEGGDPCVPAQWEWVNCSSTSPPRITKIALSGKNLKGEVPPEINNMVELSELWLNDNFLTGPLPDISNLINLKIVHLENNKLSGSLPKYLGSLPNLRELYIQNNSFVGKVPAALLTGKVNLNYEDNPGLHKEVAKKMHFKLTLGISIGVLAILLVLLLGTLIYLRRLQRKTSHQKTDNPGNSMRASTKPSTAYSITRGWHLMDEGGSYYISFAELEEATKNFFKKIGKGSFGSVYYGQMKDGKEVAVKIMADSCSHLTQQFVTEVALLSRIHHRNLVPLIGFCEEEHQRILVYEYMHNGTLRDHIHGIDNRKSLDWLTRLQIAEDAAKGLEYLHTGCSPSIIHRDVKTSNILLDINMRAKVSDFGLSRQAEDDLTHISSVARGTVGYLDPEYYANQQLTEKSDVYSFGVVLLELISGKKPVSTEDFGAEMNIVHWARALIRKGDVVSIVDPVLIGNVKIESIWRVAEVAIQCVQQRAVSRPRMQEVILSIQEAIKIEKGTDGSQKLSNSGSSKAQSSRKTLLTSFLEIESPDLSNGCLVPAAR, from the exons AATTCATCAGTATAGATTGTGGAAGTACAAGTAATTATACTGATAAAAGAACTGGGCTAGAATGGATTTCAGACAATGGTATCATGAATCATGGAAAATCAGTAGAAGTAAAAAATCCAGATGGATACTGGGCACAGTATGGAAAACGCAGAGACTTTCCTATAGACAGCAAGAAGTATTGTTACAATctaggcacaaaagaaagaaggcgGTATCTTGTTCGTGCAACATTTCAGTATGGAAGCTTGGAAAACGAAGATTCTTACCCGAAATTTGACCTCTACTTGGATGCAACTAAGTGGTCAACTGTGACAGTATTGGAAGCTTCAAGAATATATGTTAAAGAAATGATCATCAGGGCTCCGTCGAGTTCTATTGATGTGTGCATCTGTTGTGCTACAACTGGTTCTCCATTCATATCTACTCTTGAGCTTAGACCTCTGAATCTCTCAATGTATGCAACCGATTATGAAGATAGATTTTTCTTGAAGTTAGCAGCTAGAGTAAATTTTGGTGCTCCAGATGAGTTTGCATTAAG GTATCCAGATGACCCCTATGATAGAATTTGGGACTCAGATCTTGCTAAAAGGCAAAATTTCCTTGTGGGGGTGGCTCCTGGAACAGTTAGAATCAATACATCAAAGAATATAGATATTCAGACAAGAGAATACCCTCCTGTCAAAGTAATGCAAACAGCTGTTGTTGGCACAGAAGGATTGCTTAGCTACAGATTGAACCTTGAAGATTTTCCTGCAAATGCTCGTGCTTATGCATATTTTTCTGAAATTGAAGATTTGGGATCAAATGAGACTAGAAAGTTCAAACTAATGAAACCTTATATCTCTGACTATAGTAATGCAGTTGTAAATATTGCAGAAAATGCCAATGGGAGTTACAGACTTTATGAACCAAGCTATATGAATGTGACTTTAGATTTTGTTCTGTCATTTTCATTTGTTAAGACCCGTGATTCTACTCAAGGACCACTGATAAATGCCATTGAGATTAGCAAGTACCTGAAGATTGAATCAAAGACTGATATTCAAGATG CAAATGTACTGAATGCCTTTCGTTCTATATCTGCCGGAAGTTATTGGACAACTGAAGGAGGTGATCCTTGTGTTCCAGCTCAGTGGGAATGGGTGAATTGCTCCTCAACATCTCCACCAAGAATCACAAAAAT TGCATTGTCaggaaagaatttgaaagGGGAGGTCCCACCTGAGATTAATAACATGGTGGAATTGTCAGAACT GTGGTTGAATGATAACTTCCTCACAGGACCACTGCCAGATATAAGcaatctaattaatttgaaaattgt GCATCTAGAGAACAACAAACTGTCTGGTTCATTACCTAAGTATCTTGGTAGTCTGCCAAACTTAAGAGAACT GTACATACAGAATAACTCCTTTGTTGGGAAAGTACCTGCAGCACTGTTGACTGGGAAAGTAAATCTTAA TTATGAAGATAATCCTGGACTACATAAAGAGGTAGCAAAAAAGATGCATTTTAAGTTGACTCTTGGAATCTCAATTGGTGTACTTGCAATTCTGTTAGTCCTACTATTAGGAACTTTAATTTACCTACGCAGACTTCAAAGGAAGACATCTCATCAGAAAACAGATAATCCTG GTAACTCTATGCGTGCTAGTACAAAACCTTCGACAGCTTATTCTATTACTCGGGGTTGGCATCTCATGGATGAAGGAGGTTCATACTATATTTCATTCGCTGAACTTGAAGAAGCAACTAAAaattttttcaagaaaattgGGAAAGGAAGTTTTGGCAGTGTCTACTACGGCCAGATGAAAGATGGAAAAGAAGTGGCCGTCAAGATAATGGCTGATTCATGTAGCCATCTGACACAGCAGTTTGTGACCGAG GTTGCCCTCTTGTCAAGAATTCATCACAGAAACTTGGTTCCTTTAATCGGATTCTGTGAAGAAGAGCATCAGAGAATTCTTGTTTACGAATATATGCACAACGGAACTTTGCGTGATCACATACATG GTATAGACAACCGGAAAAGCTTGGATTGGCTAACTCGGCTGCAGATTGCTGAAGATGCAGCAAAAG GCCTTGAGTACTTGCACACTGGATGCAGCCCCAGTATCATACATCGAGATGTAAAAACGAGCAACATTCTCCTAGACATCAATATGAGAGCAAAAGTGTCAGATTTCGGACTCTCAAGACAAGCTGAAGATGATTTAACCCATATATCAAGTGTGGCACGAGGAACAGTCGGTTACCTGGATCCTGA GTACTACGCAAATCAGCAGTTGACAGAGAAAAGTGATGTCTACAGTTTTGGTGTTGTCCTTTTGGAACTTATCTCTGGAAAAAAGCCCGTCTCAACAGAAGATTTTGGTGCTGAAATGAACATTGTGCATTGG GCAAGGGCTTTGATTCGAAAAGGCGATGTGGTTAGCATTGTGGATCCAGTTCTAATAGGAAATGTCAAGATTGAGTCAATTTGGAGAGTAGCAGAAGTTGCTATCCAGTGTGTCCAACAACGTGCAGTTTCCAGGCCAAGAATGCAAGAAGTAATCTTGTCTATACAGGAAGCTATCAAGATAGAGAAAGGGACTGATGGCAGCCAAAAACTTTCTAACAGTGGTAGTTCTAAGGCACAATCTTCAAGAAAAACATTACTCACAAGCTTCCTTGAGATTGAGAGCCCTGACTTATCAAATGGTTGCTTAGTCCCAGCTGCCAGATAG